In a genomic window of Vulpes vulpes isolate BD-2025 chromosome 6, VulVul3, whole genome shotgun sequence:
- the LOC140599346 gene encoding centrosomal protein of 57 kDa, giving the protein MAAASVSATSGSQFSNILVEPSRSNGSVVRHSSSPYVVYPPDKPFLNSDLRRSPNKPTFAYPESNSRAIFSALKNLQDKIRRLELERIQAEESVKTLSRETIEYKKVLDEQIQERENSKNEESKHNQELTSQLLAAENKCNLLEKQLEYMRNMIKHAEMERTSVLEKQVSLERERQHDQTHVQSQLEKLDLLEQEYNKLTTMQALAEKKMQELEAKLREEQQERKRMQVKAAQLQTGLETNRIIFEDKTTPYVPSARRIKKKKSKPPEKKSSRNYFAVQPHYRLCLGDMPFVAGKSTSPSHAVVANVQHVLHLMKQHSKALCNDRVVNSVPITKQSSSRSGKSKKLSGTPPSSNSINEELSEVLQTLQDEFGQMSFDHQQLAKLIQESPTVELKDNLECELEALVGRMEAKANQITKVRKYQAQLEKQKIEKQKRDLRTTRRTLDEEGNSSSRSSGTTGTTNKKDVAKLRPGEKSRKNLQLLKDMQTIQSSLQSSSLCWDY; this is encoded by the coding sequence ATGGCGGCAGCATCGGTGTCTGCGACTTCAGGGTCTCAGTTCTCGAACATCTTAGTCGAACCCTCAAGGTCTAATGGAAGTGTCGTTCGCCATTCCTCATCTCCATATGTAGTATATCCACCTGATAAGCCTTTCCTTAATAGTGATCTACGACGCTCCCCGAATAAGCCTACATTTGCCTATCCGGAAAGTAACAGCAGAGCCATATTTTCTGCTCTGAAGAATCTTCAAGATAAGATTCGACGCTTAGAACTTGAAAGGATTCAGGCAGAAGAAAGTGTGAAAACCTTGTCTAGAGAAACAATTGAATATAAGAAAGTATTGGATGAACAGATACAAGaaagagagaattcaaagaatGAGGAGTCAAAGCACAATCAAGAACTGACATCTCAGTTGTTAGCtgcagaaaataaatgtaatcttttAGAAAAACAGTTGGAATACATGCGCAATATGATAAAGCACGCAGAAATGGAAAGAACGTCTGTGTTAGAAAAACAGGTTTCCCTTGAAAGAGAACGACAACATGATCAAACACATGTGCAGAGCCAGCTGGAAAAGCTGGATCTTCTTGAACAGGAGTATAACAAACTTACCACAATGCAGGccctggcagaaaaaaaaatgcaagagttGGAAGCAAAACTCCGGGAAGAACAACAGGAAAGGAAACGTATGCAAGTTAAGGCAGCCCAGTTGCAGACTGGGCTAGAaacaaatagaattatttttgaaGATAAGACAACTCCATATGTTCCCAGTgcaagaagaattaaaaaaaagaagtcaaaaccaCCTGAAAAGAAAAGTTCTAGGAACTATTTTGCTGTACAACCACATTATAGATTATGCTTGGGGGATATGCCGTTTGTAGCTGGAAAGTCCACCAGTCCTAGTCATGCTGTGGTAGCCAATGTTCAGCATGTCCTGCATCTGATGAAGCAACACAGTAAAGCCCTTTGCAACGATAGAGTGGTCAACAGCGTTCCTATTACAAAGCAAAGTTCTTCACGAAGTGGTAAAAGTAAGAAGTTGTCAGGAACACCTCCCTCCTCCAACAGCATTAATGAAGAGCTATCAGAAGTCTTACAGACTTTACAAGATGAATTTGGGCAAATGAGCTTTGATCACCAGCAGCTTGCGAAACTTATCCAAGAATCCCCAACTGTTGAACTGAAGGACAACTTAGAGTGTGAACTGGAGGCATTAGTGGGGAGGATGGAGGCCAAAGCCAACCAAATAACTAAAGTTCGGAAATACCAAGCCCAGCTGGAGAAACAGAAGATAGAGAAGCAAAAGAGGGACTTGCGAACCACCAGAAGGACTCTTGATGAAGAAGGAAACAGCAGCAGTCGATCCTCTGGAACCACAGGGACCACAAACAAGAAGGACGTTGCCAAGCTGAGACCCGGTGAGAAAAGCAGGAAGAATCTGCAGTTATTGAAGGACATGCAAACTATACAGAGTTCATTACAAAGCAGTAGTTTATGTTGGGATTACTGA